In one window of Mercurialis annua linkage group LG4, ddMerAnnu1.2, whole genome shotgun sequence DNA:
- the LOC126676804 gene encoding probable UDP-N-acetylglucosamine--peptide N-acetylglucosaminyltransferase SPINDLY, giving the protein MALTDKDNGNGKEREPIEDKGFLKDSPEHSPGTTSGPPVSVAASLKGFAEKDFLSYANILRSRNKFVDALAIYESVLLKDSGNVEGYIGKGICLQMQNMGRLAFDSFAEAIKLDPQNACALTHCGILYKEEGRLVEAAESYQKALRADPLYKPAAECLSIVLTDLGTSLKLSGNTQEGIQKYYEALKIDPHYAPAYYNLGVVYSEMMQYDTALNCYEKAALERPMYAEAYCNMGVIYKNRGDLEAAIACYERCLAVSPNFEIAKNNMAIALTDLGTKVKLEGDIHQGIAYYKKALYYNWHYADAMYNLGVAYGEMLKFDNAIVFYELAFHFNSHCAEACNNLGVIYKDRDNLDKAVECYQTALSIKPNFSQSLNNLGVVYTVQGKMDAAASMIEKAIMANPTYAEAYNNLGVLYRDAGNISMAINAYEQCLKIDPDSRNAGQNRLLAMNYIHEGHDEKLFEAHRDWGRRFMRLYSQYTSWDNPKDPDRPLSIGYVSPDFFTHSVSYFIEAPLVYHDYANYKVVVYSAVVKADAKTIRFRDKVLKKGGIWRDIYGVDEKKVASMIREDNIDILVELTGHTANNKLGMMACRPAPVQVTWIGYPNTTGLPTIDYRITDSLADPPDTKQKHVEELVRLPDCFLCYTPSPEAGPVCPTPALANGFITFGSFNNLAKITPKVLQVWARILCAVPNSRLVVKCKPFCCDSVRQRFLTMLEQMGLEPLRVDLLPLILLNHDHMQAYSLMDISLDTFPYAGTTTTCESLYMGVPCVTMAGSVHAHNVGVSLLSKVGLKHLSAENEDEYVKVALQLASDIPALSNLRMSLRDLMSKSPVCDGSKFTHGLESAYRNIWHRYCRDDVPFLKRAELLEQLEFPEMAPIKNFESTSIGFSVESTVESVKSNGFSIVSSSMGNHSSEENASQSANQLNHTTNSDKPS; this is encoded by the exons ATGGCATTGACTGATAAAGATAATGGAAATGGGAAAGAAAGGGAGCCAATTGAAGATAAAGGTTTCTTGAAAGACTCACCGGAGCATTCTCCTGGTACTACTAGTGGGCCTCCTGTTTCTGTAGCTGCATCACTGAAGGGTTTTGCAGAAAAGGATTTTCTCTCTTATGCCAACATTCTTCGTTCCAGGAATAAATTTGTCGATGCGCTTGCTATATATGAAAGTGTCTTGCTAAAAGATAGTGGAAATGTTGAAGGTTACATTGGAAAAGGCATATGCCTGCAGATGCAGAACATGGGAAGACTTGCTTTTGATAGTTTTGCTGAAGCTATTAAGCTGGATCCTCAAAATGCGTGTGCCCTCACACATTGTGGTATATTGTACAAAGAGGAAGGTCGACTGGTCGAGGCTGCCGAG TCTTATCAGAAGGCTCTTAGAGCAGACCCTTTATACAAACCAGCAGCAGAATGCCTCTCTATTGTTTTAACAGATCTTGGTACTAGCTTAAAGCTTTCTGGAAATACGCAGGAGGGAATTCAGAAATATTATGAAGCTCTTAAAATAGATCCTCACTATGCG CCTGCGTATTATAACCTTGGTGTCGTGTATTCCGAAATGATGCAATATGACACTGCCCTTAATTGCTATGAGAAGGCTGCATTAGAGAGACCCATGTATGCTGAAGCTTATTGCAACATGGGTGTCATCTATAAAAACCGAGGTGACTTGGAGGCAGCCATTGCCTGTTATGAGAG GTGTTTAGCAGTATCACCGAACTTCGAGATCGCAAAGAACAATATGGCCATAGCTTTGACAGATTTGGGAACAAAG GTTAAATTGGAGGGAGACATCCATCAAGGCATTGCATATTACAAGAAGGCTTTGTATTATAATTGGCACTATGCTGATGCTATGTATAATCTTGGTGTTGCTTATGGTGAAATGTTGAAGTTTGACAAT gccattgtattttatgaacttgCTTTCCACTTCAATTCCCATTGTGCAGAGGCATGCAACAATTTAGGAGTTATATACAAAGATCGAGACAACCTTGATAAAGCTGTGGAGTGTTATCAG ACGGCTTTGtcaataaaaccaaacttttcacagtCACTAAACAACCTCGGTGTTGTCTATACTGTCCAG GGTAAAATGGATGCTGCTGCAAGCATGATTGAGAAAGCTATCATGGCAAACCCTACATATGCTGAAGCATATAATAACCTAG GGGTTCTTTACAGGGATGCTGGCAATATAAGTATGGCTATTAATGCTTATGAGCAATGCCTTAAGATAGATCCAGATTCTCGCAATGCAGGGCAG AATCGGTTGCTTGCAATGAATTACATACATGAGGGACATGATGAAAAGCTGTTTGAGGCTCACAG GGATTGGGGTAGGCGCTTTATGAGGCTTTACTCACAATATACTTCATGGGACAACCCAAAAGATCCAGACAGGCCGCTTTCGATTGGATATGTATCTCCAGATTTTTTCACCCATTCTGTTTCATATTTCATCGAGGCTCCTCTTGTTTATCATGACTATGCAAATTACAAGGTGGTGGTTTATTCAGCAGTTGTGAAG GCTGATGCAAAGACTATTAGGTTTAGAGATAAGGTTTTGAAAAAGGGTGGGATATGGAGGGACATCTATGGGGTTGATGAAAAGAAGGTGGCAAGCATGATTAGAGAAGATAATATCGACATCCTGGTGGAACTTACAGGACATACAGCCAACAATAAGTTGGGCATGATGGCATGCCGACCAGCACCTGTTCAG GTGACTTGGATTGGCTACCCGAATACAACAGGTTTGCCTACAATTGATTACCGGATTACTGATTCACTAGCAGATCCTCCAGATACAAAGCAAAA GCATGTCGAGGAGTTAGTTCGATTACCAGACTGCTTCCTTTGTTATACACCATCCCCAGAAGCTGGGCCTGTTTGTCCAACTCCTGCCCTAGCTAATGGCTTTATTACATTTGGTAGCTTTAATAATCTGGCGAAG ATAACTCCCAAGGTACTACAAGTTTGGGCCAGGATACTTTGTGCAGTACCAAACTCTCGTCTTGTGGTAAAATGCAAGCCATTTTGCTGTGATAGTGTTAGGCAGAGATTCCTTACAATGTTGGAGCAGATGGGATTGGAGCCGTTACGTGTTGATCTTTTGCCTCTAATTCTTCTTAACCATGATCATATGCAAGCATATTCTCTCATGGACATTAG TTTGGATACTTTTCCATATGCTGGAACGACAACAACTTGTGAATCTCTCTACATGGGAGTTCCATGTGTTACCATGGCTGGTTCAGTGCATGCTCATAATGTTGGTGTTTCACTTCTCAGTAAAGTTG GTTTGAAACATCTGAGCGCTGAAAATGAAGATGAGTATGTTAAAGTGGCATTGCAGCTTGCTTCAGACATACCAGCACTTTCAAACTTAAGGATGAGTCTTAGGGATCTTATGTCTAAGTCTCCTGTATGTGACGGATCAAAATTTACTCATGGTTTGGAGTCGGCATACAGGAATATATGGCATAGATATTGCAGAGACGATGTTCCATTTTTGAAGCGCGCGGAGCTGCTAGAACAGCTGGAGTTCCCTGAGATGGCACCCATTAAAAACTTTGAGTCAACAAGTATTGGATTCTCAGTTGAGAGCACTGTTGAATCTGTCAAGTCGAATGGTTTTAGTATAGTCTCGTCATCGATGGGGAACCACTCTTCTGAAGAAAATGCAAGTCAGAGTGCGAATCAGTTAAATCATACCACAAATTCAGACAAGCCAAGTTGA
- the LOC126676806 gene encoding peptidyl-prolyl cis-trans isomerase CYP18-2 — MLASSEGGAPEVTLETSMGNFTVELYNKHAPKTCRNFLELSRRGSYNNVKFHRIIKDFIVQGGDPTGTGRGGQSIYGAKFEDEIKPELKHTGAGILSMANAGPDTNGSQFFITLSPTPSLDGKHTIFGRVCQGMEVIKRLGSVQTDNNDRPIHDVKILRTSVND, encoded by the exons ATGTTGGCAAGTTCAGAAGGAGGAGCTCCTGAGGTCACTCTAGAAACTTCCATGGGCAATTTCACAGTTGAG CTATACAACAAGCATGCACCAAAAACTTGTAGGAACTTTCTTGAACTATCTCGCAGGGGTTCTTATAATAATGTGAAATTCCATCGAATTATTAAG GATTTTATAGTGCAAGGAGGTGATCCGACCGGCACCGGAAGAGGAGGACAATCTATATATGG TGCAAAGTTTGAGGATGAGATAAAGCCTGAATTGAAGCATACTGGAGCTGGCATTTTATCCATGGCGAATGCTGGTCCAGATACCAATGGAAGCCAGTTCTTCATTACTTTGTCGCCAACTCCGTCATTAGATG GAAAACATACCATTTTCGGTAGAGTTTGTCAAGGAATGGAAGTAATCAAAAGACTTGGCAGCGTCCAAACTGACAACAACGATAG GCCTATCCATGACGTGAAGATTTTAAGAACATCAGTCAACGACTAA